A genomic segment from Spongiibacter sp. IMCC21906 encodes:
- a CDS encoding 4a-hydroxytetrahydrobiopterin dehydratase translates to MTVKLTNQEIEQAVASLTDWRLVDGKLYRKFEFDNFVSAFGFMSKVAIRAEKIDHHPEWSNVYNTVEIYLTTHEVSGLSARDLALADAINKEAACQ, encoded by the coding sequence ATGACGGTTAAATTGACTAATCAAGAAATTGAACAAGCGGTGGCATCACTTACAGATTGGCGGCTAGTAGACGGAAAATTGTATCGTAAATTTGAATTTGACAATTTTGTCAGCGCCTTTGGATTTATGTCCAAGGTTGCCATTCGCGCAGAAAAAATTGATCACCATCCAGAGTGGTCCAATGTCTACAACACCGTGGAAATCTATCTCACCACCCACGAGGTAAGCGGTCTCTCAGCCAGGGACCTCGCTTTAGCCGATGCCATCAACAAAGAAGCGGCCTGCCAATAA
- a CDS encoding pyridoxal phosphate-dependent aminotransferase gives MDRYYKSKKLSNVCYDIRGPVLQRANELEEEGYRILKLNIGNPAPFGFNAPDEIIQDVIRMLPESEGYSDSKGLYSARKAVMQECQKIGIPNVEVGDIYLGNGASELITMATQALLNIGDEVLIPAPDYPLWTAVVSLSGAKPVHYLCDEDNGWQPSIDDIESKITQNTRAIVIINPNNPTGAVYSREMLEQLVAIAEKHKLVIFADEIYSKILFDEAVHIPLGSLSENVLCLTFNGLSKAYRLAGFRSGWMIVSGAKDEAKDYIEGLNILSSMRLCANVPAQHAIQTALGGYQSINELILPGGRLLEQRDIAYNMLNDIPGVSCTKPAGAIYMFPRLDPEVYPIVDDEQLVLDLLNQERILLVQGRGFNWHKPDHLRIVFLPNKVDLSDAIFRFGRFLEGYRKQLHRRIAAQ, from the coding sequence ATGGACCGTTATTACAAATCCAAAAAATTAAGCAATGTGTGCTACGACATTCGCGGCCCCGTTCTCCAGCGCGCCAACGAGCTGGAGGAAGAAGGCTACCGCATTCTTAAGCTGAATATCGGCAACCCTGCGCCTTTTGGTTTTAATGCGCCAGATGAAATTATTCAGGACGTTATTCGGATGTTGCCAGAGAGCGAAGGCTACAGCGACTCCAAGGGCCTCTACTCAGCACGCAAAGCGGTAATGCAAGAATGCCAAAAAATCGGCATTCCCAATGTCGAAGTTGGCGATATTTACTTAGGCAATGGTGCCAGTGAGTTAATCACCATGGCGACCCAGGCACTGTTAAATATTGGCGATGAAGTACTCATCCCCGCCCCCGACTACCCGTTATGGACAGCGGTAGTGTCACTCTCTGGCGCGAAGCCGGTGCACTACCTCTGTGACGAAGACAATGGCTGGCAGCCGTCCATTGATGACATTGAGTCCAAAATTACCCAAAACACACGGGCCATTGTCATCATTAACCCCAACAACCCCACCGGCGCGGTTTATAGCCGTGAAATGCTGGAACAGTTGGTCGCCATTGCTGAGAAACACAAGCTGGTGATTTTTGCCGACGAAATTTACAGCAAAATCCTCTTTGACGAAGCGGTCCATATTCCACTGGGCAGCTTGTCAGAAAACGTATTATGCCTAACCTTTAACGGCCTCTCTAAAGCCTATCGGCTGGCAGGCTTTCGCAGCGGCTGGATGATTGTTTCCGGCGCCAAAGACGAAGCAAAAGACTATATCGAGGGCTTAAATATTCTGTCCTCCATGCGCCTGTGCGCCAACGTTCCCGCCCAGCACGCGATACAAACCGCACTGGGGGGCTACCAAAGCATCAATGAGCTAATTCTGCCCGGCGGCCGCCTTTTAGAGCAACGGGATATTGCCTATAACATGCTTAACGATATTCCGGGGGTAAGCTGCACCAAACCCGCGGGGGCGATCTACATGTTTCCGCGTCTAGACCCCGAGGTTTACCCCATCGTCGACGACGAGCAACTGGTGTTGGATTTATTGAATCAGGAAAGAATCTTACTGGTTCAAGGACGGGGTTTTAACTGGCACAAACCCGATCATTTACGCATCGTATTTTTGCCCAACAAGGTGGACTTAAGCGATGCCATCTTCCGTTTTGGGCGCTTTCTTGAAGGTTACCGCAAGCAACTACACCGTCGTATCGCAGCACAGTAG
- a CDS encoding glycosyl transferase family protein produces MSMTIEHPFAQYVRILGKGKTGSRSLNRDEAKTAMTMILNGDVEDVQLGAFLMLLRVKEESPEELAGFVDAVRANIQAPTMTVDLDWASYAGKRRQQAWYLLAALALADSGLNVVMHGAAGHTAERVYSELLLKELGETIAHDWSSAQAALNSRKFVYLPLSFLCPRLHHMMEMRQLFGLRSPVHTLSRLINPLAASYSMQSIFHPAYADSHQQAAALLGQKNAVVFKGEAGEVERKPEGLCKVKTIRNGELGEESWPKMLEGRQEWQSNLSADTLRRAWCGESVPEYGQLAIWGTMAIALQMRAPSLDQSSALSLAKDIWQQRNQNRLS; encoded by the coding sequence ATGTCTATGACGATTGAACACCCATTTGCCCAGTACGTTCGCATTCTTGGCAAAGGCAAAACCGGCTCCCGCTCCTTAAACCGCGACGAAGCCAAAACAGCCATGACCATGATACTGAATGGCGACGTTGAGGATGTGCAGCTCGGCGCTTTTTTGATGCTGTTACGAGTCAAAGAAGAAAGTCCTGAAGAACTCGCTGGGTTTGTTGATGCTGTAAGAGCAAACATTCAGGCTCCAACGATGACCGTCGACCTGGACTGGGCCAGCTACGCAGGCAAGCGCCGCCAACAAGCTTGGTATCTGTTGGCGGCGCTTGCACTAGCCGATAGCGGTCTGAATGTGGTTATGCATGGCGCCGCTGGCCACACCGCCGAACGCGTTTACAGCGAGCTACTGTTAAAGGAACTTGGCGAAACCATCGCTCACGATTGGTCGTCTGCACAAGCGGCACTGAACTCACGGAAATTTGTATATCTACCCTTATCCTTCCTCTGCCCCCGGCTCCATCACATGATGGAGATGCGCCAATTATTTGGCTTGCGCTCCCCGGTACACACCTTATCAAGACTGATAAACCCCTTAGCCGCCAGCTATTCAATGCAAAGCATCTTTCACCCGGCTTATGCCGATAGCCATCAGCAAGCTGCGGCACTGCTCGGTCAAAAAAATGCGGTGGTGTTTAAAGGCGAAGCCGGTGAAGTAGAGCGTAAACCAGAGGGCTTATGCAAAGTGAAAACCATCCGCAATGGCGAACTGGGTGAAGAAAGCTGGCCAAAGATGCTAGAAGGTCGGCAGGAATGGCAAAGCAACTTGAGCGCAGACACCCTCCGCCGTGCATGGTGCGGCGAATCCGTTCCCGAATACGGCCAGCTGGCAATCTGGGGCACCATGGCTATTGCACTGCAAATGCGTGCCCCCTCCCTCGATCAGTCCAGTGCGCTCAGTCTAGCCAAAGATATTTGGCAGCAACGCAATCAAAACAGACTGAGCTAG
- a CDS encoding dUTP diphosphatase, producing the protein MLGLQNKMNTKVHPDWINQGYAWYRAAWIECAELMDHQGYKWWKKQQADVEQVQLEVIDIWHFGMSAKFTPGADIENLADDIVAELSSRQPNPSDVLTATEALAANCLATKGFSVALFWDLLESAGLDFNQLYKQYVGKNVLNFFRQDHGYKDGSYIKVWAGQEDNEHLSEIMSELDMASEDFAGQVYQALQQRYPTA; encoded by the coding sequence ATGCTTGGTTTGCAAAATAAAATGAATACTAAAGTCCATCCAGACTGGATAAATCAGGGCTATGCATGGTATCGCGCTGCTTGGATTGAATGCGCGGAATTGATGGATCACCAAGGTTATAAGTGGTGGAAAAAACAACAAGCCGATGTCGAGCAAGTACAGCTAGAGGTCATTGATATCTGGCATTTTGGCATGAGCGCCAAGTTTACTCCCGGCGCGGATATAGAAAACCTTGCCGACGATATTGTAGCCGAGCTGTCCAGTCGTCAGCCAAACCCCAGCGATGTCTTAACGGCCACCGAAGCACTAGCGGCAAACTGCTTAGCGACCAAGGGTTTTTCAGTGGCATTGTTTTGGGATTTGCTGGAGTCTGCGGGGTTGGATTTTAACCAGCTATATAAACAGTATGTTGGTAAAAATGTATTAAATTTTTTCCGTCAAGATCACGGCTACAAAGATGGTAGCTATATTAAGGTGTGGGCAGGGCAAGAAGACAATGAGCATTTGTCTGAAATCATGTCTGAGTTGGATATGGCCTCAGAGGACTTTGCCGGACAAGTGTATCAAGCGCTACAGCAGCGATACCCTACGGCATGA
- the tusC gene encoding sulfurtransferase complex subunit TusC: protein MKFLYIFSQPPYSSPIAKAALDMALASAAFDQDVSLAFVGEGLLQLIQHQQPSGPHKKSQLGAINALPLYDISQVYYLQKDLAQLGLHADTLVKHASGLDQAGLQRLIAQSERVQSF, encoded by the coding sequence GTGAAGTTTTTATATATTTTCAGCCAACCGCCCTATTCCAGCCCTATCGCCAAAGCAGCGTTAGATATGGCCTTAGCCAGCGCCGCATTCGACCAAGACGTTAGCTTGGCTTTTGTCGGCGAAGGCCTTCTACAATTAATCCAGCATCAACAGCCATCCGGCCCCCATAAGAAATCCCAGCTCGGTGCCATTAATGCCCTGCCTTTATACGACATCTCGCAGGTGTATTATCTGCAGAAGGACTTAGCGCAGTTAGGCCTACACGCTGATACCCTCGTTAAACATGCATCTGGCCTAGACCAGGCCGGGTTGCAACGGCTAATCGCCCAAAGTGAGCGGGTACAAAGCTTTTGA
- a CDS encoding TusE/DsrC/DsvC family sulfur relay protein → MTVLVVGQRSVALDKDGFLKQLSDWDRTVATVLAESEGISLTPAHWQLIELVQRYYHEFGLSPAMRPLVKYARINLDEDKGTSLYFLSLFPGSPAKILSKLAGLPRPDNCL, encoded by the coding sequence ATGACCGTCCTTGTCGTAGGCCAACGTAGCGTTGCACTGGATAAAGATGGCTTTTTAAAACAGCTCTCAGACTGGGACAGAACTGTCGCCACGGTCCTGGCCGAATCAGAAGGTATTTCCTTAACACCAGCTCACTGGCAATTGATTGAGCTGGTACAGCGTTATTACCACGAGTTCGGTCTTTCTCCAGCAATGCGCCCACTGGTAAAATACGCCCGCATTAACCTTGATGAAGATAAAGGTACAAGCCTTTATTTTCTCAGCCTTTTTCCCGGCAGCCCGGCTAAAATATTAAGCAAGCTTGCCGGCCTCCCACGACCGGATAACTGCCTGTAA
- the queF gene encoding NADPH-dependent 7-cyano-7-deazaguanine reductase QueF (Catalyzes the NADPH-dependent reduction of 7-cyano-7-deazaguanine (preQ0) to 7-aminomethyl-7-deazaguanine (preQ1) in queuosine biosynthesis), translated as MSVSTGHGPLGESVVYPDSYRPDVLFAIARQSGRDALDAQFTFYGADVWTAYEISWLDLKGKPQVACGKFVIAASSDSIVESKSFKLYLNSFNQHRLESKAELEALLISDLSACTGCRVAVQLFTPDEWHALSINGEPLGRCLDGLDVAPQQYHPSAELLRCDDTQKASEQLYSHLLRSRCPVTSQPDWASIIIDYSGPKIDEKALLLYLISFREHDDFHEHCVERIFHDLSQHCRPDSLTVSARYLRRGGLDINPWRSSDPSLILPNHRLLRQ; from the coding sequence GTGAGTGTGTCTACAGGTCATGGCCCGTTAGGGGAGAGTGTTGTTTACCCTGACAGCTATCGCCCGGATGTATTGTTTGCCATTGCCCGGCAATCCGGCAGGGATGCTCTTGATGCTCAATTTACCTTTTACGGTGCCGATGTCTGGACTGCCTACGAAATATCGTGGTTAGACTTAAAAGGTAAGCCCCAGGTAGCCTGTGGCAAATTTGTGATAGCTGCCAGTTCAGACAGTATCGTCGAGTCCAAATCGTTTAAGCTGTACCTCAATTCTTTTAATCAGCACCGCCTAGAAAGTAAGGCCGAGCTGGAGGCCCTGCTGATAAGTGACCTGAGTGCCTGCACCGGCTGCAGGGTAGCGGTTCAGCTTTTTACTCCCGATGAGTGGCATGCGCTGTCGATTAATGGCGAGCCTCTTGGCCGGTGCTTGGACGGCCTGGATGTCGCGCCACAGCAATATCATCCTTCGGCTGAGCTGCTACGGTGTGATGATACCCAGAAGGCGTCAGAGCAGCTTTACAGCCATTTGCTGCGTTCACGCTGCCCGGTGACCAGTCAGCCAGACTGGGCCAGTATTATCATTGATTATTCAGGGCCGAAAATCGATGAAAAGGCGCTGCTGCTATATCTCATCTCTTTTCGTGAGCACGATGATTTCCACGAGCACTGTGTCGAGCGAATTTTCCATGATCTGAGCCAGCATTGCCGCCCCGACAGCTTGACCGTATCGGCGCGCTATTTGCGAAGAGGAGGCCTGGACATCAACCCTTGGCGAAGCAGTGATCCCTCATTGATACTGCCCAATCACCGCCTTTTGCGACAATAA
- a CDS encoding ABC transporter permease, with amino-acid sequence MTYSEQWIAFSTIVRKEIRRFLRIWMQTLLPPAITMSLYFVIFGTLIGSRIGQMGGFTYMEFVVPGLIMMSVITNAYSNVVSSFFGAKFQRFVEEILVSPMSNATILWGFVLGGVARGLGVGLIVTLLSLFFTDLDITHPFITVAIVVMTSILFSLAGFINAVFANNFDDVSIVPTFILTPLTYLGGVFYSIDLLPEFWANVSRLNPMLYIVNAFRYGVLGVSDVNVSTAFVMVGGFTVVAYGLCMYLLSRGTRLRQ; translated from the coding sequence ATGACGTATTCTGAGCAGTGGATTGCATTTAGCACCATCGTCCGCAAGGAAATTAGGCGGTTTTTGCGGATCTGGATGCAAACCTTATTGCCACCAGCCATCACTATGTCGCTGTATTTTGTTATTTTTGGAACGCTGATTGGTTCCCGTATCGGCCAAATGGGTGGCTTCACCTATATGGAGTTTGTGGTGCCGGGGCTGATTATGATGTCGGTGATCACCAACGCTTATTCCAATGTGGTGTCTTCATTTTTTGGCGCTAAATTTCAGCGTTTTGTCGAAGAAATACTGGTTTCTCCCATGAGTAATGCCACCATTTTATGGGGCTTTGTGTTAGGTGGGGTTGCTCGGGGATTGGGAGTGGGATTGATTGTGACCTTGTTGTCACTGTTTTTCACGGACTTGGATATTACCCACCCTTTTATCACGGTGGCGATTGTGGTGATGACCTCAATCTTGTTTTCGCTGGCCGGATTTATTAATGCGGTCTTTGCCAATAATTTTGACGATGTTTCTATTGTCCCGACTTTCATCTTAACGCCGCTGACGTATTTAGGTGGGGTGTTTTATTCCATCGACCTGCTTCCCGAGTTTTGGGCGAATGTCTCCCGGCTAAATCCCATGTTGTATATCGTAAATGCGTTTCGCTACGGTGTGCTGGGTGTATCCGATGTTAATGTGAGTACGGCCTTCGTCATGGTGGGAGGCTTTACTGTGGTTGCCTACGGCCTGTGCATGTATTTGCTGAGTCGTGGCACCCGTTTGCGTCAATAA
- a CDS encoding PA2817 family protein, with product MQSRNEYFYQLFSELQKQCKDKVAGHLGHSEESNEQLLNDLDTLLKQFGQKTDYVDLGGDILQRIISHYPDITPLMHRDLLWFCGGQCLHYLGDEELERYQLIEERYFQAEAANYREIRAQAFGMH from the coding sequence GTGCAAAGTCGTAACGAATATTTTTACCAGTTGTTTTCCGAATTGCAGAAGCAATGCAAAGACAAGGTCGCTGGCCATCTCGGCCACAGCGAAGAAAGCAACGAACAGTTGCTAAATGACCTGGACACGCTACTGAAGCAGTTTGGTCAAAAAACCGACTACGTGGATCTTGGTGGCGACATCCTACAACGAATCATAAGTCATTACCCGGATATCACCCCATTGATGCACCGCGACCTACTGTGGTTTTGCGGTGGCCAATGCCTGCATTATCTCGGCGATGAAGAGCTTGAACGTTACCAACTGATTGAAGAGCGCTATTTTCAAGCCGAGGCCGCCAACTACCGGGAGATTCGCGCCCAGGCTTTTGGCATGCACTGA
- a CDS encoding ABC transporter ATP-binding protein has protein sequence MLPALEISGLRKVYGNGFEALKGIDLKVAEGDFFALLGPNGAGKSTTIGIICSLVRKTSGDVAVFGHSIDSDLAAAKREIGVVPQEFNFSNFESVWDIVVNQAGYYGLPRSMAGERAEKYLRKLGLWDKRHSASRMLSGGMKRRLMIARALVHEPRLLILDEPTAGVDIELRRSMWQFLTDINREGTTIILTTHYLEEAESLCRNIAIIDDGNIVENTNMKSLLKQLQREVFILDVKEPVPAEISLDGFEVRRTDEQMLEVVLEKGRSLNEVFDALAAQNIVVTSMRNKANRLEELFVSLLANK, from the coding sequence ATGCTTCCAGCCTTGGAAATTTCGGGTTTACGTAAAGTGTACGGCAATGGCTTTGAAGCGCTTAAAGGCATTGACCTTAAGGTGGCCGAAGGGGATTTCTTTGCCCTGCTAGGCCCCAATGGGGCCGGAAAGTCGACCACTATCGGCATTATTTGCTCATTGGTTAGAAAAACCAGCGGTGATGTAGCGGTATTTGGCCATTCCATTGACAGCGATCTGGCCGCGGCCAAACGTGAGATTGGTGTGGTTCCCCAAGAGTTTAATTTCTCAAACTTTGAATCGGTGTGGGATATCGTCGTCAATCAGGCGGGATATTACGGCTTGCCCCGGTCGATGGCGGGGGAGCGAGCTGAAAAATATCTACGCAAGCTGGGTTTGTGGGATAAGCGTCATTCGGCTTCACGGATGTTGTCTGGCGGCATGAAACGCCGCTTGATGATTGCACGGGCGCTGGTTCATGAACCACGGTTACTTATTTTGGACGAGCCTACGGCTGGGGTGGATATCGAGCTGCGGCGGTCTATGTGGCAGTTTCTGACAGATATTAATCGCGAGGGCACCACGATTATTCTTACCACCCATTATCTGGAAGAGGCCGAGAGTCTCTGCCGGAATATCGCCATTATTGATGATGGCAATATTGTCGAAAACACCAATATGAAGAGCTTGTTGAAGCAGCTGCAAAGAGAAGTTTTTATTTTGGATGTGAAAGAACCCGTGCCTGCAGAAATTAGTTTGGATGGCTTTGAGGTTCGACGTACTGATGAACAAATGCTGGAGGTGGTATTAGAAAAAGGCCGCTCTCTCAATGAAGTATTTGACGCCCTTGCCGCACAGAACATCGTGGTAACGAGCATGCGTAATAAAGCGAATCGTTTGGAAGAGCTGTTTGTGTCTCTTCTGGCGAACAAATAA
- the tusD gene encoding sulfurtransferase complex subunit TusD produces the protein MTLTYAILITSAPSDPCSMTAYHFAQTLLDKGHQLSMIFFFNDGVHHANAFTTPPQDEPSPVQQWHKLHEERGVALKACISSALRRGICDPAEQARYELPGNNLDTAFEIAGLGQWVEACIEADRVIRFGAIS, from the coding sequence ATGACGCTTACATACGCGATCCTGATCACCAGCGCCCCCTCAGATCCTTGCAGCATGACGGCATACCACTTTGCTCAGACCTTGCTGGATAAAGGTCATCAATTGTCGATGATATTTTTCTTCAATGATGGCGTTCATCATGCCAACGCGTTCACCACCCCCCCGCAAGATGAGCCGTCCCCAGTTCAGCAATGGCACAAGCTTCATGAAGAGCGCGGTGTCGCGCTGAAAGCCTGTATTTCAAGTGCCTTACGCCGAGGAATTTGCGACCCAGCAGAGCAAGCTCGATACGAACTACCTGGCAACAACCTCGATACAGCCTTTGAAATTGCTGGACTGGGGCAGTGGGTAGAAGCGTGCATTGAAGCTGACCGCGTTATTCGCTTTGGGGCGATATCGTGA
- a CDS encoding DsrH/TusB family sulfur relay protein, with amino-acid sequence MTLHILQTRQSLQRALPAIAAEDCLLLLADACYLALSDTLPKSHSVYALTDDAILRGITLPDTISGIDMAEFVELSGQHTHSASW; translated from the coding sequence ATGACATTACATATTTTGCAAACTCGCCAAAGCTTACAACGAGCATTGCCTGCGATTGCTGCCGAAGACTGCCTTCTCCTCTTGGCGGATGCCTGTTATTTGGCATTAAGCGATACCTTACCAAAATCACACAGCGTTTATGCGCTGACTGATGACGCGATATTGCGAGGCATTACGCTCCCTGACACAATTTCGGGAATCGATATGGCTGAATTTGTCGAGCTGAGCGGCCAGCACACCCACAGCGCAAGTTGGTAA
- the trmA gene encoding tRNA (uridine(54)-C5)-methyltransferase TrmA, producing MHFTSLPVDQYDAILDKKVSGVMSSFGGLALPSPAIYPSAPEHYRMRAEFRLWHEDDDLYYAMFDPADPKIPIRIDHFPVAGRAIAQLMPRLIESIKGITALRQRLFQIEFLSTLAGDMLVTLIYHRKLDAQWEDAAKTLSEALSISMIGRSRKQRIVLDKNYVLETLNIDGQDYQYRQYEGGFTQPNAELNQKMIAWAGQHLGQRPEEDLLELYCGNGNFTAPLSKRFRKVLATEISKTSVRAAKENFALNRIENVSIARMSSEDFTSALNGEREFRRLAGINLKEDYRFSAIFIDPPRAGLDDNTRQLVSRFDNILYISCNPETLRRDLQLLTKSHTVEAFALFDQFPYTNHMECGAFLQRI from the coding sequence ATGCATTTTACTTCTTTGCCCGTCGACCAATACGACGCAATCTTAGATAAAAAAGTCAGCGGAGTAATGTCATCTTTTGGTGGACTGGCCCTGCCTTCACCTGCTATTTACCCCTCTGCCCCTGAGCATTATCGAATGCGAGCAGAGTTCAGGCTCTGGCACGAAGACGACGATCTTTATTACGCCATGTTTGATCCGGCCGACCCCAAAATACCTATCCGCATAGACCATTTTCCGGTGGCAGGCCGTGCCATCGCCCAACTAATGCCCCGTCTTATTGAGTCCATTAAGGGCATAACGGCCCTACGCCAACGGCTGTTTCAAATTGAGTTTTTGAGCACCTTAGCTGGCGACATGCTGGTGACATTAATTTATCACCGCAAACTAGATGCACAGTGGGAAGACGCTGCAAAAACACTATCAGAAGCATTGTCCATCAGCATGATTGGCCGCAGCCGTAAGCAACGCATTGTGTTAGACAAAAACTATGTACTGGAAACATTAAATATCGACGGCCAAGATTATCAATACCGTCAGTACGAAGGGGGCTTTACCCAGCCCAATGCCGAGCTGAATCAGAAAATGATTGCGTGGGCGGGCCAGCATTTGGGCCAGCGGCCCGAAGAAGATTTGCTGGAGCTTTATTGCGGCAACGGCAACTTCACCGCGCCGCTGTCTAAACGTTTCCGTAAAGTGCTTGCCACTGAAATTTCAAAAACCTCGGTTAGAGCCGCCAAAGAGAACTTTGCACTTAATCGTATTGAAAACGTCAGCATTGCCAGAATGTCCAGCGAAGACTTTACCAGTGCCTTAAACGGTGAACGTGAATTCAGACGCCTGGCAGGCATTAATCTTAAAGAAGATTATCGTTTCAGCGCCATTTTTATCGACCCACCACGGGCAGGCCTGGACGACAACACCCGGCAGTTGGTCAGCCGTTTTGACAATATTCTTTATATTTCCTGCAATCCGGAAACGTTGCGCCGAGATTTGCAACTATTAACAAAATCCCACACCGTTGAGGCCTTCGCCCTGTTTGACCAGTTCCCGTACACTAATCACATGGAATGCGGCGCTTTTTTGCAGCGAATTTGA
- a CDS encoding Bax inhibitor-1/YccA family protein: MQEKTLYHAQSQATSALDTSKVLRNTYLLLGMTLLNSAVFTGIAMALNIGHGTALVLSLVGLGMLFVVHKTAESSKGLIAVFAFTGLLGAALGPMLQAYLSLPNGTELVMQALGGTALVFFGLSAYALTTRKDFSFLGGFLMVGLLVIVVASIANIFFQMPAASLAISAAAVFIMSGLILFDTSRIIHGGETNYIRATVALYLDIYNLFIHLLHLLGVFSGDD; encoded by the coding sequence ATGCAAGAGAAAACCCTGTATCACGCTCAGAGCCAAGCAACGTCGGCACTGGACACCAGTAAGGTACTTCGCAATACCTATTTGTTACTCGGCATGACTTTGCTGAATAGCGCGGTATTTACCGGTATTGCCATGGCTCTGAACATCGGCCACGGCACCGCATTGGTCCTGTCTTTGGTTGGTCTTGGCATGTTATTTGTGGTTCATAAAACCGCAGAGTCCAGCAAAGGCCTCATTGCTGTTTTTGCCTTTACTGGATTATTGGGCGCAGCACTAGGCCCCATGCTTCAAGCTTATTTATCACTGCCAAATGGCACCGAGCTAGTAATGCAAGCTCTTGGTGGAACCGCACTGGTGTTCTTCGGTTTGTCGGCGTATGCCTTAACCACACGTAAGGATTTTTCCTTCCTCGGCGGCTTTCTGATGGTTGGCCTGCTGGTCATTGTGGTTGCCAGCATCGCTAATATCTTCTTCCAAATGCCTGCAGCGTCTCTGGCTATATCTGCAGCAGCCGTTTTCATTATGTCTGGTTTGATTTTGTTTGATACCAGCCGAATCATCCATGGCGGCGAAACCAACTATATTCGTGCCACGGTTGCGCTATATTTAGACATCTACAATCTATTTATTCACCTCTTGCACTTGCTAGGCGTGTTTAGCGGCGACGATTAA
- the msrB gene encoding peptide-methionine (R)-S-oxide reductase MsrB, translating into MEKIVKSDAEWRSELPDEVYAVCREQGTERPFTGKYNDEKAVGVYRCRCCGEPLFASDAKYDSGSGWPSFYAPATAEAVEVNRDVSHGMVREEVVCARCDAHLGHVFNDGPAPTGLRYCINSLSLNLDKQED; encoded by the coding sequence ATGGAAAAAATCGTGAAAAGCGACGCCGAGTGGCGCAGTGAGCTCCCCGACGAAGTGTATGCCGTGTGCAGAGAGCAGGGGACTGAGCGACCCTTTACCGGCAAATATAATGATGAAAAAGCGGTAGGAGTCTATCGCTGCCGGTGTTGTGGTGAGCCTTTATTTGCCTCTGACGCTAAATACGATTCCGGTTCTGGCTGGCCAAGCTTTTACGCACCGGCCACGGCAGAGGCGGTAGAAGTTAACCGGGATGTCAGTCACGGCATGGTTCGAGAAGAAGTGGTCTGTGCTCGTTGCGACGCCCATCTTGGGCATGTTTTTAACGACGGTCCCGCGCCAACCGGTTTGCGTTACTGTATTAACTCTCTATCGCTTAACTTGGATAAGCAGGAAGACTAA